In a single window of the Flavobacterium sp. W4I14 genome:
- a CDS encoding hypothetical protein (product_source=Hypo-rule applied; pfam=PF02469; superfamily=82153; transmembrane_helix_parts=Inside_1_11,TMhelix_12_29,Outside_30_238) translates to MLSDMRNYFKKIRWGLGLFSLILLLLASCKKDKYYFDGGKSDPNFKGTMLQYLQSKPLQFDTIAQIIKIAGLEKEFQQDELTFFAPTDLSVRSALKNVNNYLYQTGKDTLKVLTDIQPQIWRKYLMMYMFKGANRMKDYYQLDINLKSVYPGQNYYSYNNVIFNIGVMFDDINGIKYAGYRHLTIGYVTDLNKPTDSWVSADISSSDIKPLNGVVHTLNTNHIFGFDYGFVYDVYAGK, encoded by the coding sequence ATGCTAAGCGATATGAGAAACTATTTTAAAAAAATAAGATGGGGGCTGGGATTATTTTCTTTGATCCTGTTATTGTTGGCTTCCTGTAAAAAAGATAAATATTATTTTGACGGCGGTAAATCTGATCCCAATTTCAAAGGGACCATGCTTCAATACCTGCAGTCAAAGCCCCTGCAGTTCGATACAATTGCACAGATTATAAAAATTGCGGGCCTTGAAAAAGAGTTTCAACAGGATGAGCTGACATTTTTTGCACCAACAGATCTGTCGGTCAGGTCGGCTTTAAAAAATGTCAATAACTACCTCTATCAAACCGGTAAAGACACGCTTAAAGTGCTAACTGACATTCAGCCACAGATATGGCGTAAATACCTGATGATGTATATGTTCAAAGGTGCAAATAGAATGAAAGATTATTATCAGCTGGATATCAATCTTAAATCGGTTTATCCCGGACAGAACTATTATTCTTATAACAATGTAATTTTTAACATCGGGGTGATGTTTGATGACATCAACGGGATCAAATATGCAGGGTACAGGCATCTTACGATCGGTTATGTTACAGATCTCAATAAACCCACTGATAGCTGGGTTAGTGCCGATATTTCATCATCAGATATTAAACCGCTTAATGGGGTGGTACATACATTGAACACCAATCATATTTTCGGATTTGATTACGGATTTGTTTATGATGTTTATGCCGGTAAATGA
- a CDS encoding hypothetical protein (product_source=Hypo-rule applied; ko=KO:K21572; pfam=PF07980,PF14322; superfamily=48452) has product MKTHSFYILLLAVCISNSACKKFLDVKPLDKLSGNVFWQSRSDVESFTSDQYANLRNKFTSTSFIPATGELRSGYILPAILNNSNSVAEKNIRLVYTQFAANNLKTNTGVLSSTQAWNGLGFDSITKWYEFYSVIQGANILYERVNNGVPGLSGDDKKKYQAEAVFLRCLTYFFMVRLYGDVPYYTKAYQQDPLPREKAVSVINQCIADLKANLDNLPLVYPDPALRAVRATKGAALDLLMNMNMWNAGFDNGNKLKYYQQTADLGSELIGSNVYQLLPLDNFSEVMKGRSNEGIFEFNQSINYEPAPNFRAFFGEMMLRYPNKNSGTDNSSSHAYFRADYLLRLYPAGIADKRKDLWFDNSMLSQDGNFQLLKFKGNLASNQSNPDWGLIIFRFAEAILLRAEALAELGGQDAEAIKMLNMIRRRAVAPEYIGIGGQDLKNAIFNERCKELMGEGHLYFDLIRTGRILNPQWTLNPLSADQFARGGWTWPIDVSALYNNPYMKLNEYWQ; this is encoded by the coding sequence ATGAAAACACACTCCTTTTATATATTACTTCTGGCAGTCTGCATCTCAAATTCTGCCTGCAAGAAATTTCTGGATGTAAAGCCCTTGGATAAATTAAGCGGTAATGTCTTCTGGCAGTCGCGGTCTGATGTCGAATCATTTACCAGTGATCAATACGCAAACCTGAGAAACAAGTTTACCAGCACTTCTTTTATTCCCGCTACAGGCGAACTTCGTTCGGGATACATCCTGCCTGCTATTTTAAATAATTCCAATTCTGTAGCGGAAAAAAATATTCGCCTTGTTTATACGCAGTTTGCTGCGAATAACCTTAAAACAAATACGGGCGTACTGTCATCTACCCAGGCCTGGAATGGGCTTGGCTTTGACTCGATCACCAAGTGGTATGAGTTTTATTCTGTTATACAGGGAGCCAACATCCTGTACGAACGGGTCAATAATGGCGTTCCCGGTCTCTCAGGTGATGATAAGAAAAAGTATCAGGCAGAGGCTGTGTTTCTTCGCTGCCTGACTTATTTTTTCATGGTCAGGTTATACGGCGATGTGCCATATTATACAAAAGCTTATCAACAGGATCCATTACCCAGGGAAAAGGCTGTGTCTGTGATCAATCAATGTATTGCTGATCTTAAGGCAAACCTGGATAATTTACCATTGGTTTACCCTGATCCGGCATTAAGGGCTGTTAGGGCAACAAAGGGGGCAGCGCTAGATCTGCTGATGAATATGAATATGTGGAATGCTGGCTTTGATAATGGTAATAAATTGAAATATTATCAGCAAACAGCAGATCTGGGCAGTGAATTAATAGGTAGCAACGTATACCAGTTACTTCCCCTTGATAACTTTAGTGAGGTAATGAAGGGCAGGAGTAATGAAGGGATCTTTGAATTCAATCAAAGTATAAATTATGAGCCTGCACCTAATTTTAGGGCTTTTTTTGGAGAGATGATGCTTAGATATCCGAATAAAAATAGCGGAACAGACAACAGCTCAAGCCACGCTTACTTTAGGGCAGATTACCTGCTGCGTTTGTATCCGGCAGGTATAGCAGATAAGCGCAAGGATCTTTGGTTTGACAACAGTATGCTGAGCCAGGATGGGAATTTTCAACTGCTCAAATTTAAAGGCAACCTGGCCTCTAACCAGAGTAACCCGGATTGGGGTCTGATCATTTTTAGATTCGCCGAAGCAATTTTGCTCAGGGCTGAAGCGCTTGCAGAGCTGGGCGGACAGGATGCAGAAGCGATAAAAATGCTGAATATGATAAGACGCAGGGCCGTGGCACCAGAGTATATAGGAATTGGTGGGCAAGACCTGAAAAATGCAATCTTCAATGAGCGCTGTAAGGAACTGATGGGTGAAGGACACCTGTATTTCGACCTGATCAGGACCGGACGGATCTTAAACCCGCAATGGACACTCAATCCGCTTTCAGCTGATCAGTTTGCCAGGGGCGGATGGACCTGGCCTATAGACGTTTCCGCACTATACAACAATCCATACATGAAATTAAATGAGTACTGGCAATAA